The following are encoded together in the Bacillota bacterium genome:
- a CDS encoding PAS domain S-box protein, producing the protein MGSHGEDELRYRALFQCAQDGIFLFDADTGCFIEVNDAFLRMFGYSPQQIAQMTIFDLPHDSEENIRANIQRVLQNGYWQLGERLYYRADGSLLQVEVYAALLDLKDRRYIMAVARDITERKRNEEERQRMREQLEQARKMETIGTLAAGVTHDFNNLLTAIVGNAELLMAIYADDPQIQNRVHQILQACERGKNMVNALLTFSRRGITDTRPRDLNQLILGVLQILNHVLPANIRVETRLQDDLPAIHADATQIEQMIMNLCANARDAMPAGGIITLRTCRMSLESPRVFSGTELPAGEYVCLEVQDTGEGIPPEYLPHIFEPFFTTKPVGKGTGLGLATVYGIVLSHGGGIEVQSAPREGTSFRILLPAFEGKAEDYSSPKRQLPEHSFHGTRILFVDDEESIRALVAEILQREGCQVETAASGEEALQMVREKGRLYYHLLITDLTMPGLSGIHLARQVYGVAPDLPIILCSGYGAGAAEQAEDLPNVVCYIQKPYRRQQLLEVIQHVLER; encoded by the coding sequence CAGGATGGTATCTTTCTCTTTGATGCCGATACGGGGTGCTTCATTGAGGTCAACGATGCCTTTCTGCGCATGTTCGGTTATTCCCCCCAGCAGATTGCCCAGATGACCATCTTTGACCTGCCCCACGACAGCGAAGAGAACATCCGGGCAAACATCCAGAGAGTACTGCAAAACGGTTACTGGCAGCTGGGCGAGCGTCTGTACTACCGGGCAGACGGCTCTTTGCTACAGGTGGAGGTGTACGCTGCGCTCCTGGACCTGAAGGATCGCCGCTATATCATGGCGGTAGCGCGCGACATCACGGAACGCAAGCGCAACGAGGAAGAGCGCCAGCGGATGCGTGAACAGCTCGAACAGGCGCGTAAAATGGAGACCATCGGCACGCTGGCAGCTGGAGTAACACACGATTTTAACAATCTGCTGACCGCAATCGTGGGCAACGCCGAGCTGTTAATGGCTATCTACGCGGATGACCCTCAAATACAGAACCGCGTTCATCAGATTCTCCAGGCGTGTGAGCGGGGCAAAAACATGGTGAATGCCCTGCTGACCTTCAGCCGTCGTGGCATCACCGATACGCGCCCTCGCGACCTGAACCAGCTGATTCTCGGCGTTTTGCAAATCCTGAACCATGTATTGCCAGCCAATATCCGCGTGGAGACGCGCCTGCAGGATGACCTGCCCGCCATCCACGCCGACGCCACGCAGATAGAACAGATGATAATGAACCTGTGCGCCAATGCCAGAGACGCCATGCCAGCAGGTGGCATCATCACCCTGCGTACCTGCAGGATGTCTCTGGAGTCCCCCCGTGTGTTTTCCGGCACCGAATTGCCCGCAGGAGAATACGTCTGCCTGGAAGTGCAGGACACCGGAGAGGGCATCCCTCCGGAATATCTACCTCATATCTTCGAGCCTTTCTTTACGACCAAGCCAGTGGGCAAGGGCACCGGACTGGGACTTGCTACCGTGTACGGCATCGTGCTATCGCACGGTGGAGGCATTGAGGTGCAATCCGCGCCGCGAGAGGGAACCAGCTTCCGTATTCTCTTGCCTGCTTTTGAGGGAAAGGCAGAGGATTACTCCTCCCCGAAGAGGCAACTTCCGGAGCATTCCTTCCATGGAACGCGGATACTGTTTGTCGACGACGAGGAGAGCATTCGCGCTCTGGTGGCAGAGATTCTCCAGCGCGAAGGATGTCAGGTGGAAACCGCTGCCAGCGGGGAAGAAGCGTTGCAAATGGTGCGGGAGAAAGGGAGGCTCTACTATCACCTGCTCATCACCGACCTCACCATGCCGGGATTAAGCGGGATACATCTGGCACGACAGGTTTACGGGGTAGCACCCGACCTCCCCATCATCCTGTGCAGTGGCTACGGGGCTGGCGCGGCGGAACAGGCGGAAGACCTTCCCAACGTGGTCTGTTACATTCAGAAGCCCTACCGCCGCCAGCAGCTGCTGGAGGTGATACAGCATGTGCTGGAACGGTAA
- a CDS encoding type II toxin-antitoxin system VapC family toxin codes for MRYLLDTNTCIDYLRYPQSPVRQRLAQHSPEEVALCTIVKAELYYGAYRSADPQANLQLLAQFFQPFVCLPYDDRSAEIYGSIRAALASQGLMIGPHDLLIASVAVAHRLILVTSNWREFQRIAGLSWEDWTQ; via the coding sequence ATGAGGTATCTTCTTGACACCAACACTTGCATCGACTACCTGCGATATCCCCAGTCTCCTGTAAGGCAGCGACTGGCGCAGCACTCTCCGGAGGAGGTTGCGCTCTGCACGATTGTAAAGGCGGAGCTTTACTACGGTGCGTACCGAAGTGCAGACCCTCAAGCCAACCTGCAGCTACTTGCTCAGTTCTTTCAACCCTTTGTGTGTCTGCCTTACGACGATCGGTCTGCTGAAATATACGGGAGCATTCGCGCCGCTCTTGCGTCGCAAGGACTGATGATAGGTCCGCACGACTTGTTGATAGCTTCTGTCGCAGTGGCGCACCGATTGATTCTGGTCACGAGCAATTGGCGCGAGTTTCAACGTATTGCAGGACTAAGCTGGGAGGACTGGACGCAGTAA